A window of Drosophila subobscura isolate 14011-0131.10 chromosome E, UCBerk_Dsub_1.0, whole genome shotgun sequence contains these coding sequences:
- the LOC117891253 gene encoding probable 28S ribosomal protein S16, mitochondrial: protein MSLSPASGIGRFYKHSAKIIRFVRLGCTNRPFYHIVVMERRKNQHQPVIEQVGSYDPLPNDFNERLVALNTERIRFWLGKGAHISDPAAELLGVAGLLPIHPRTYMTAWRNRRKLAEEQAEAAAAGQSESVSASASA from the exons ATGTCCCTGTCGCCGGCTAGTGGCATCGGCCGCTTCTACAAGCACTCGGCAAAGATCATACGCTTTGTGCGCCTGGGCTGCACGAACCGGCCGTTCTACCACATTGTCGTCATGGAG CGTCGCAAGAATCAGCACCAGCCTGTGATCGAGCAGGTCGGCTCCTACGATCCCCTGCCCAACGACTTCAACGAGCGCCTGGTGGCCCTCAACACGGAGCGCATCCGCTTCTGGCTCGGCAAGGGGGCTCACATCTCCGATCCGGCTGCAGAGCTGCTGGGCGTCGCCGGTCTTCTGCCCATTCACCCACGCACCTACATGACTGCCTGGCGGAACCGTCGGAAGCTGGCCGAAGAACAGGCGGAGGCTGCAGCAGCGGGCCAGTCGGAGTCCGtgtccgcatccgcatccgcataa